The Tubulanus polymorphus chromosome 6, tnTubPoly1.2, whole genome shotgun sequence genome includes a region encoding these proteins:
- the LOC141907554 gene encoding uncharacterized protein LOC141907554, with translation MRSETRRSVFYCAVILIAMIIISTYRNRNNRPNDRKKPIALPHYANGGKQVIFPDELEKPHLWAPLKTFEVVPRIVHYIWLAKEGTTFRFHNYISFLSAYKHLNPQRIILWCNTVPVGEYFDEMKRKVPVLRVKQITPPSVFSGRSVVVQEHQSEILRIQKIIEFGGVYLDTDIVVLKPFDELFRYDCTMPYYDSRRLNPGIIMAKPKSIFMELWLGELQMYFNDYKWDFHATFLPAQVAARNKLTIHIEYDTMDSPYWKDRKVLDDIYHKGVKFDWKSKYTFHLWHRFYKLPEPDPENIKTLDSSIGEIYRFIYYNSADLI, from the exons ATGAG GTCTGAAACGAGAAGAAGCGTGTTTTATTGCGCTGTTATTTTGATCGCTATGATTATCATCAGCACGTACAGGAACCGGAATAATCGTCCAAACGATCGAAAGAAACCGATAGCGTTACCGCATTACGCCAATGGCGGTAAACAGGTGATATTTCCGGACGAACTGGAAAAGCCACATCTGTGGGCTCCCCTGAAAACGTTCGAGGTAGTGCCACGCATCGTGCATTATATTTGGCTCGCAAAAGAAGGAACGACATTTCGTTTTCACAACTACATCAGCTTCTTGAGCGCCTATAAGCATCTGAATCCGCAGAGGATTATCCTATGGTGCAACACGGTACCGGTCGGTGAGTATTTCGACGAGATGAAACGAAAGGTGCCGGTGTTGAGAGTGAAACAGATCACGCCACCGTCGGTGTTCAGCGGCCGCAGCGTCGTCGTTCAGGAACACCAGTCGGAAATCCttcgaattcaaaaaataatcGAGTTCGGGGGTGTTTACTTAGACACGGATATCGTCGTACTGAAACCGTTCGACGAGCTATTCAGATACGACTGTACGATGCCCTATTACGATTCGAGACGACTGAATCCGGGCATCATAATGGCCAAAccgaaatcaattttcatggaGCTTTGGTTGGGCGAATTGCAGATGTATTTCAACGACTACAAATGGGACTTTCACGCGACCTTCCTTCCAGCTCAAGTTGCAGCTCGTAACAAACTAACCATTCACATCGAATACGACACGATGGACAGTCCGTACTGGAAGGACCGCAAGGTGCTCGACGATATTTATCACAAAGGCGTAAAATTCGATTGGAAATCGAAATACACGTTCCATTTGTGGCATAGATTCTACAAGTTACCGGAACCTGACCCCGAGAACATTAAAACTCTGGATTCCAGTATCGGTGAAATATACAGATTTATCTATTACAATTCCGCGGATTTGATATGA
- the LOC141907132 gene encoding UPAR/Ly6 domain-containing protein qvr-like, whose protein sequence is MGSPLYGIPIDTSLYITVVLITSALCFGDDECLTLRRIKCYECTSKTHKFCGDPFNASHPDAHNTLKNCDAACVKWVRMEQGKTKPSEIRRTCTTRVPMTLHADLVCMSESSSGIGHICFCNTKKCNSAPSGNVSNVFLVLTMATMATIVATVYWTRTLQPEYICGLVASLFALFGNVVRFKDKLASVFDTSGTEWDNLPSDGVNDYSENVGQTFTDVACDSIKRYAIRKCRVK, encoded by the exons ATGGGAAGTCCACTGTATGGTATCCCCATCGACACAAGCTTGTACATTACTG TGGTGCTAATAACGTCTGCCTTGTGTTTCGGTGACGACGAATGCCTCA CTCTACGTCGGATAAAATGTTACGAGTGCACTTCGAAGACGCACAAGTTTTGCGGAGATCCGTTCAACGCGTCTCATCCGGACGCCCACAACACGTTGAAGAACTGTGACGCCGCCTGTGTGAAGTGGGTTCGTATGGAACAGGGCAAAACGA AGCCCTCCGAAATCAGAAGAACATGTACTACTAGAGTTCCGATGACTTTACACGCCGATCTGGTTTGTATGTCCGAGTCATCTTCGGGTATCGGTCATATATGTTTCTGCAACACGAAGAAATGCAACAGCGCCCCTAGTGGTAACGTGTCGAACGTCTTCCTTGTATTAACTATGGCAACAATGGCGACTATCGTAGCGACTGTTTATTGGACGCGGACATTACAACCCGAATACATATGTGGTTTAGTGGCGAGTCTTTTTGCTTTGTTCGGTAATGTTGTCCGATTTAAGGATAAATTGGCGAGCGTGTTCGATACATCAGGCACCGAATGGGATAATTTACCGAGTGACGGAGTAAATGACTACTCGGAGAATGTGGGCCAAACTTTCACGGACGTAGCCTGCGACTCGATAAAGCGTTATGCAATAAGAAAATGTCGTGTAAAATAA